The genomic window CCATGGCTCTTCCGACACTGACCCCCGAGCAGCGCGCGGCCGCTCTGGCCAAGGCCGGCGAAGTGCGCCGTGCCCGTTCGGAGATGCTGGCCGACGTCAAGGCCGGGAAGCTGTCCCTGAAGGCGGTGCTCGACCGCGCGGCCAAGGGCGAGGAGATGGTCAAGAAGACGAAGGTGACCGCCCTCATCAAGTCGCTGCCGGGCTACGGCCCGGCCAAGGCGGCCAAGCTGATGGCGGACGCGGAGATCGACGAGAACCGCCGCATCGGCGGCCTGGGCGACCGGCAGCGCCAGGCGCTGCTCGCCGCCACCGCCTGATCCGGACTCCGATCCGGATCCGCATCCGGGCGATCTCCGCAC from Catenulispora sp. GP43 includes these protein-coding regions:
- the mihF gene encoding integration host factor, actinobacterial type; the protein is MALPTLTPEQRAAALAKAGEVRRARSEMLADVKAGKLSLKAVLDRAAKGEEMVKKTKVTALIKSLPGYGPAKAAKLMADAEIDENRRIGGLGDRQRQALLAATA